A section of the Humulus lupulus chromosome 2, drHumLupu1.1, whole genome shotgun sequence genome encodes:
- the LOC133814021 gene encoding MDIS1-interacting receptor like kinase 2-like translates to MSNLINFNVSHNSLRGQISDGLPSKFSASSFTGNKDLCSDSESFFHPCSNSSSSKKRFISTHQMILLISILFGFFGLCLVFKIYLKRRKVQPPSHRTMKNGDIFSMKIAFEDIIRATEDSDIRYCIRTGGYGSVYRAQLPNGKVIALKKLHSAEAEQPTLRQSFTNEIETLTEIRHKNIVRLHGFCLHKRSMFFIYEYMEKGSLFCVLSNDAHATDLSWSKRVNVIKGIAYALLSYMHHDCTPSIVHRDVTSTNILLNSKLDAFLSDFGTSKLLDPESSNRTMIAGTCGYIAPELAYTMVVTEKCDVYSFGVLALETLMGRHCQELLSSLLSSLLSMAQNTLLIDKLDKRLLTPSNRLATREFGLVATTAFACINANPKCRPTMKPVSRQLLARKGLLAKPFIVFSLGQLIIPAEVFADTGIDQIIGEIFNDDIFFQGNLTMILYVYI, encoded by the exons ATGTCTAATTTGATCAATTTTAATGTTTCACACAATTCTTTACGAGGTCAAATAAGTGATGGGCTTCCTTCTAAATTCTCAGCTTCATCATTTACTGGAAATAAGGACTTATGTAGTGATTCAGAAAGTTTCTTCCATCCTTGCTCTAACTCTAGCTCGAGTAAGAAGAGATTCATCAGCACACATCAAATGATTCTTCTCATCTCAATTCTCTTTGGCTTTTTTGGGCTTTGTCTGGTCTTTAAAATTTACCTTAAGAGAAGAAAAGTCCAACCTCCTAGCCATCGAACAATGAAGAATGGAGATATATTTTCGATGAAAATTGCATTTGAAGATATCATACGAGCAACAGAAGACTCTGACATTAGATATTGCATCAGAACTGGTGGCTACGGTAGTGTGTACAGAGCACAACTACCTAACGGCAAAGTAATTGCCTTGAAAAAGCTTCACAGTGCAGAGGCTGAACAACCAACTCTAAGACAAAGTTTCACTAATGAGATAGAAACTTTGACAGAAATACGTCATAAAAATATTGTGAGACTACATGGATTTTGTTTGCACAAGAGAAGTATGTTTTTTATTTATGAGTACATGGAAAAAGGAAGCTTATTTTGTGTCCTGAGCAACGATGCACATGCTACTGATTTAAGTTGGAGCAAAAGGGTCAATGTCATTAAAGGCATAGCTTATGCATTATTATCTTACATGCATCATGATTGCACTCCTTCTATTGTTCATCGTGATGTAACTAGCACCAACATCTTGTTAAACTCGAAACTGGACGCTTTTCTCTCTGACTTTGGT actt CTAAACTACTAGATCCAGAGTCGTCCAATCGAACCATGATTGCTGGTACTTGTGGATATATTGCTCCTG AACTCGCCTACACAATGGTTGTAACAGAAAAATGTGATGTTTATAGCTTTGGAGTTTTGGCACTTGAAACTTTAATGGGTAGGCATTGTCAAGAACTGCTATCGTCATTATTATCTTCATTATTATCTATGGCTCAAAACACGTTGCTAATAGATAAATTGGACAAACGCTTGTTAACACCGTCAAATCGACTTGCGACACGAGAGTTTGGTCTTGTTGCCACAACAGCATTTGCGTGCATAAATGCCAATCCAAAGTGTCGACCAACAATGAAGCCCGTCTCTCGGCAACTTCTTGCTCGCAAAGGATTGTTAGCCAAGCCTTTTATTGTTTTTTCTCTCGGCCAACTAATTATCCCAGCCGAAGTCTTTGCTGATACTGGAATTGATCAGATTATTGGAGAAATATTCAATGATGATAttttttttcaaggaaatttaacgatgatattatatgtatatatctaA